The following coding sequences lie in one Leptotrichia hongkongensis genomic window:
- a CDS encoding ABC transporter ATP-binding protein, which yields MKKTIIKLDNLSMCFNLNSEKIYSLKEYLIKFLKRDLNFEKMWALKNISFELNEGDILGIVGYNGAGKSTLLKVISGIIKQTEGSIEVHGNISPLIELGSGFDMDLTARENIFLNGYILGYSKKFLKENFDRIIEFAELEDFVDVPLKNFSSGMIARLGFSIATIINPDILIVDEILSVGDFKFQKKSEQKIKSMMKEGTTVIFVSHSIDQIEEICTKVLWLEKGVVKKMGNSKEICEEYRNS from the coding sequence ATGAAAAAAACAATAATAAAGTTAGATAATTTATCAATGTGTTTTAATTTAAATAGTGAAAAAATATACTCTTTAAAAGAATATCTGATAAAATTTCTAAAACGTGACTTGAATTTTGAAAAAATGTGGGCATTAAAAAATATAAGTTTTGAATTAAATGAAGGAGATATACTTGGAATTGTCGGATATAACGGAGCTGGCAAAAGCACATTATTAAAAGTTATTTCAGGAATTATAAAACAAACTGAAGGAAGCATAGAAGTTCATGGAAATATATCTCCTTTAATCGAACTTGGTTCTGGATTTGACATGGATTTAACTGCTAGAGAAAATATTTTTTTAAATGGATACATTTTAGGTTATAGTAAGAAATTTTTAAAAGAAAATTTTGATAGAATTATTGAGTTTGCAGAGCTAGAAGATTTTGTTGATGTCCCATTAAAAAATTTTTCTTCAGGTATGATTGCAAGATTGGGATTTTCAATAGCAACTATTATTAATCCTGACATATTAATTGTAGATGAAATACTATCTGTTGGAGATTTTAAATTTCAAAAAAAAAGTGAACAAAAAATCAAAAGTATGATGAAAGAAGGAACAACAGTAATTTTTGTTTCCCATTCAATTGATCAAATAGAAGAAATATGTACAAAGGTTTTATGGTTAGAAAAAGGAGTAGTGAAAAAAATGGGGAACTCCAAAGAAATTTGCGAAGAATATAGGAATAGCTAG